A section of the Pseudomonas tritici genome encodes:
- a CDS encoding FadR/GntR family transcriptional regulator — MLSRPLRRKRQKLSDVIVESVKRSIVTDALKPGDRLPTERELMESFQCSKGSAREALKALEVEGLVSTRTGPSGGAYLNQAGTEPASRALRNYLHFQHLDGEQVYQLRKVIEVELAVSVLGRLSEDDYQALQDNVDFCSAPEDSEAGQREQRLAELEFHNLLAKACPNPLLSFMAQFLNDLLRDLVVLKKAYKPKRKQFDAANLDYHKQLLIAFRAGDERAVRGLMHEHMCDAEHHMTALEGEVSPHFLLEFDHNH; from the coding sequence ATGCTAAGTCGCCCGCTCCGACGCAAACGCCAGAAGCTGTCCGATGTGATTGTCGAGTCGGTCAAGCGCTCCATCGTCACCGACGCCTTGAAGCCCGGCGACCGTCTACCCACTGAACGTGAGCTGATGGAAAGCTTCCAGTGCTCCAAGGGCTCGGCCCGCGAAGCGCTCAAGGCCCTGGAAGTGGAAGGCCTGGTGAGCACACGCACCGGCCCCAGCGGTGGTGCTTACCTGAACCAGGCCGGCACTGAGCCCGCCAGCCGCGCGCTGCGCAACTACCTGCACTTCCAGCATTTGGATGGCGAGCAGGTGTACCAACTGCGCAAAGTCATCGAAGTGGAACTCGCGGTGTCGGTGCTCGGGCGCTTGAGCGAAGACGACTACCAGGCCCTGCAAGACAACGTGGATTTCTGCAGCGCCCCGGAAGACAGCGAGGCCGGCCAGCGCGAGCAACGCCTGGCGGAACTGGAGTTCCATAACCTGCTGGCCAAGGCCTGCCCCAATCCGTTGCTGAGTTTCATGGCGCAGTTTCTCAACGACCTGCTGCGCGACCTGGTGGTGTTGAAAAAGGCCTACAAGCCCAAGCGCAAGCAGTTCGACGCGGCCAACCTGGATTATCACAAACAGTTGCTGATCGCCTTTCGTGCCGGGGATGAACGCGCGGTGCGCGGTTTGATGCATGAGCACATGTGCGATGCGGAACACCATATGACGGCGCTGGAAGGTGAAGTCAGCCCGCATTTTCTGCTGGAGTTCGATCACAACCACTGA
- a CDS encoding ABC transporter substrate-binding protein yields MQRRTLLKASLTAAAALSLPLSIRSAFAAEPFTFYGLKSMSGAFASYGKFADMGSRLAVEQHPELLGRPLNYKVIDTEGNAGKAVRKVQEAIQQDGARFFQGCTLSSSALAVAKEVDKVGGVFMTPVGADEVTGKDCNLATFRWSVPTYGAIRETMVPLIKLLPDAKRWYTITPQYVFGEALLEGAKTVLKENGLEHIGNSYHSLQEQEFSGYLTNAIAAKPDVLVLLNFGSQSSNTLRQAVNFGIKERMKVLLVWSAGLDQFQELGSDVLEGVYLGAQYWHQVDTPLNRELVKLTQAKYGINPTYPLAADYISTKVMLETIISTGSFDGKTVAKAMQGLSFEGPTGKESIRAGDHQVIKDYYLLIGKATGDMADKDDLAKVLSAGQSFPPVEATGCTLG; encoded by the coding sequence ATGCAGCGTCGTACGTTGTTGAAAGCCAGTCTCACCGCAGCCGCCGCCCTCAGCCTCCCGCTGAGTATCCGGTCGGCATTCGCCGCCGAGCCCTTTACCTTTTACGGCCTCAAGTCCATGTCTGGCGCCTTTGCCAGCTATGGCAAATTTGCCGACATGGGTTCGCGCCTGGCGGTGGAACAGCACCCCGAACTGCTCGGCCGGCCACTGAACTACAAAGTCATCGACACCGAAGGCAACGCCGGCAAGGCCGTGCGCAAGGTGCAGGAAGCCATCCAGCAGGACGGCGCGCGGTTCTTCCAGGGCTGCACGCTGTCGTCGTCGGCACTGGCGGTGGCCAAGGAAGTCGATAAAGTCGGCGGTGTGTTCATGACCCCGGTCGGCGCCGACGAAGTCACCGGCAAGGATTGCAACCTCGCGACCTTCCGCTGGTCGGTGCCCACCTACGGTGCGATCCGCGAAACCATGGTGCCGCTGATCAAACTGCTGCCGGACGCCAAGCGCTGGTACACCATCACCCCGCAATACGTGTTCGGCGAAGCGCTGCTTGAAGGCGCAAAAACAGTGCTCAAGGAAAACGGCCTGGAACACATCGGCAACAGCTACCACTCACTGCAAGAACAAGAATTCTCCGGCTACCTGACCAACGCCATCGCCGCCAAGCCCGATGTACTGGTGCTGCTCAACTTCGGCAGCCAGTCGTCCAACACCCTGCGCCAGGCGGTGAACTTCGGCATCAAGGAGCGCATGAAAGTGCTGCTGGTATGGTCCGCCGGCCTCGACCAATTCCAGGAGTTGGGCAGCGATGTGCTTGAAGGCGTGTACCTCGGCGCGCAGTACTGGCACCAGGTCGACACCCCGCTCAACCGCGAACTGGTCAAGCTGACCCAGGCCAAGTACGGCATCAACCCCACCTACCCGCTGGCCGCTGACTACATCAGCACCAAGGTCATGCTCGAAACCATCATTAGCACCGGCAGCTTCGACGGTAAAACCGTGGCCAAAGCCATGCAGGGCTTGAGTTTTGAAGGCCCGACCGGCAAGGAATCGATCCGCGCTGGCGACCACCAAGTGATCAAGGATTACTACCTGCTGATCGGCAAGGCCACCGGCGACATGGCCGACAAGGACGACCTGGCCAAAGTGCTCAGCGCCGGCCAGTCGTTCCCGCCAGTGGAAGCCACGGGCTGCACGCTCGGCTGA
- a CDS encoding branched-chain amino acid ABC transporter permease has translation MLNLYLFQILNGLGLGMIYFLIAVGLTIIFGLLNFVNFAHGAFFLLGAYICYTAVSLTGNFWLALLIAPLVVAALAWAIERLLIQRIYHLPHMFQILVTLGIALIIQEASVMIWGPVGKSVAVPELLRGVLVVGDFVYPYYRLFLIVFSGLVGLGLWLLLERTRFGALVRAGSESTETVSLLGTNIFRLFSMTFALGVALAGMAGVLFAPLRGAQPFVGPEILGVAFVVVVIGGMGSFSGALVGGLLVGVVQSLMTTLWPQGASLMIYGAMAVVILVRPYGLFGRA, from the coding sequence ATGCTTAATCTTTACCTGTTCCAGATACTCAACGGCCTTGGATTGGGGATGATCTACTTCCTGATCGCGGTCGGGCTGACGATCATTTTCGGCCTGCTCAACTTCGTCAACTTCGCCCACGGCGCGTTCTTCTTGCTGGGCGCCTACATCTGCTACACCGCCGTGAGCCTCACCGGCAATTTCTGGCTGGCGCTGTTGATCGCCCCGCTGGTGGTGGCCGCGTTGGCCTGGGCCATCGAGCGATTATTGATCCAGCGGATTTACCACTTGCCGCACATGTTCCAGATCCTGGTGACCTTGGGCATCGCGCTGATCATCCAGGAAGCCAGCGTGATGATCTGGGGGCCGGTGGGCAAGAGCGTCGCCGTGCCTGAGCTGCTGCGCGGCGTGCTGGTGGTGGGTGACTTCGTCTACCCCTATTACCGCCTATTCCTCATCGTGTTTTCCGGGCTGGTCGGCCTGGGCCTGTGGCTGCTGTTGGAACGCACGCGCTTCGGCGCCCTGGTACGGGCAGGCAGTGAGAGCACCGAAACCGTCTCGTTGCTGGGCACCAATATTTTCCGCCTGTTCTCCATGACCTTCGCACTTGGCGTTGCCCTGGCCGGCATGGCCGGTGTGCTGTTCGCGCCGTTGCGCGGCGCCCAGCCCTTCGTCGGCCCGGAAATTCTCGGGGTGGCGTTTGTGGTCGTGGTGATCGGCGGCATGGGTTCGTTCAGCGGTGCGCTGGTCGGCGGTTTGCTGGTGGGCGTGGTGCAAAGCCTGATGACCACACTTTGGCCCCAGGGCGCGAGCCTGATGATCTACGGCGCAATGGCCGTGGTGATTCTGGTACGTCCTTACGGCCTGTTTGGGAGAGCCTGA
- a CDS encoding branched-chain amino acid ABC transporter permease has product MSEKNPLPFAKTQSRAMLLWVLAVLIGLPLILPSATLATEILIFAMAALACNLLLGYTGLLSFGQGIFFGAGAYCAALLMIHLQMGLFTALLGAAVAGGFLALLVGALAIRRTGIYFVMLTLAFSQMAYFVAYTLSDWTGGDNGLLSVPRPEIRLGDTVLLSLADARAFYGFVAVLFLLIFIGARRVIASPFGSTLMAIRENETRASAIGYDTRHFKILVFVLSGAVTGVAGALYAMLLHFVPLSNIDLMMSENILIMTIVGGTGSLFGSLLGAGSIVLLGDFLSDLWPRWLMLLGVILILVVIFMRGGLWGGLVSLFERVRGSRKAAAVAKEDVL; this is encoded by the coding sequence ATGAGCGAGAAAAACCCCCTGCCGTTTGCCAAGACGCAATCGCGCGCGATGTTGCTGTGGGTATTGGCAGTGCTGATTGGCCTGCCCTTGATACTGCCCTCGGCGACCCTGGCCACCGAGATCCTGATCTTTGCCATGGCCGCCCTCGCCTGCAACTTGCTGCTGGGTTACACCGGGCTACTGTCCTTCGGCCAAGGCATCTTCTTTGGTGCCGGCGCGTATTGTGCGGCGTTGCTGATGATCCACCTGCAAATGGGTTTGTTCACGGCGCTGCTCGGCGCCGCCGTTGCCGGTGGGTTCCTGGCCTTGTTGGTGGGCGCCCTGGCGATCCGCCGTACCGGCATCTACTTCGTGATGCTGACCCTGGCATTCAGCCAAATGGCTTACTTCGTCGCCTATACGCTCAGTGACTGGACCGGCGGCGACAACGGCCTGCTCAGCGTGCCACGCCCGGAAATCCGCCTCGGTGACACCGTGTTGCTGTCGCTGGCCGACGCCCGCGCCTTCTACGGCTTTGTCGCGGTACTGTTCCTGCTGATCTTTATCGGCGCACGCCGAGTGATCGCCTCACCGTTCGGCAGCACGCTGATGGCGATCCGCGAAAACGAAACCCGTGCCTCGGCCATCGGCTACGACACGCGGCATTTCAAAATCCTGGTGTTTGTACTGTCCGGCGCGGTCACCGGGGTTGCCGGCGCGCTGTACGCCATGCTGCTGCACTTTGTGCCGCTGTCGAATATCGACCTGATGATGTCCGAGAACATCCTGATCATGACCATCGTCGGCGGCACGGGCTCGTTGTTCGGCTCATTGCTGGGCGCCGGTTCCATCGTGCTGCTGGGGGATTTCCTCTCCGACCTGTGGCCGCGCTGGCTGATGCTGCTGGGGGTGATTTTGATCCTGGTGGTGATCTTCATGCGCGGTGGTTTGTGGGGCGGCCTGGTGTCGCTGTTTGAACGGGTGCGAGGCAGTCGCAAGGCCGCCGCTGTCGCCAAGGAGGACGTGCTATGA
- a CDS encoding ABC transporter ATP-binding protein, with amino-acid sequence MSILLETKDLELAYGAFHAVNGVNLKVEAGTIHTIIGPNGAGKTSLFHCLTGERQATAGAIHFDGRNLMRKPAHARVGLGMARSFQLTSLFQNLSVRENLRLAAQGRDGVRALNFWRRVDSKREHLEMADHVLERLQLTARADTLAGELSHGQQRVLEVGMSICSKPKLLMLDEPTSGMGIDDIPIMTQLISDLGRDHTVLLIEHNMSIVMSISQRITVMSHGQILVEGTPEFVRADERVRSAYLGEAA; translated from the coding sequence ATGAGCATCCTGCTGGAAACCAAAGACTTGGAACTGGCCTACGGTGCCTTTCATGCGGTGAATGGCGTAAACCTCAAGGTCGAAGCCGGCACCATCCACACCATCATTGGCCCCAACGGCGCGGGCAAGACCAGCCTGTTCCACTGCCTCACCGGTGAGCGCCAGGCCACCGCCGGGGCGATTCATTTCGACGGCAGGAACCTGATGCGCAAACCGGCCCATGCCCGTGTCGGCCTGGGCATGGCGCGCTCGTTCCAGCTTACCAGCCTGTTCCAGAACCTCAGCGTGCGCGAAAACCTGCGCCTGGCCGCCCAAGGCCGCGATGGTGTGCGCGCCCTGAATTTCTGGCGCCGCGTGGACAGCAAGCGCGAACACCTGGAGATGGCCGACCACGTGCTGGAACGGCTGCAACTCACCGCCCGCGCCGACACCCTGGCCGGCGAGTTGTCCCACGGCCAGCAACGCGTGCTGGAGGTGGGCATGTCGATCTGCTCCAAACCCAAACTGTTGATGCTCGACGAGCCCACCTCGGGCATGGGCATCGACGACATCCCGATCATGACCCAACTGATCAGCGACCTCGGCCGCGACCACACGGTGCTGTTGATCGAACACAACATGAGCATTGTCATGTCCATCAGCCAACGCATCACGGTGATGAGCCACGGGCAGATCCTGGTGGAAGGCACGCCGGAATTCGTGCGGGCCGATGAACGTGTGCGCAGTGCGTACCTTGGGGAGGCTGCCTGA
- a CDS encoding ABC transporter ATP-binding protein, which yields MLIVENIHSYYDKSHVLEGVSLTVNPGELVTLLGRNGAGKTTTLRSILGIICPRQGQIHFNGQALVGQKIFEIARQGLALVPENRGIFRLLTVEENLRIAARKTSRWQLEDVYGMFPRLKERRKNAGHALSGGEQQMLAIARALLNDPKLLILDEPTEGLAPVIVDELVKILRKVKDDGLPVLLVEQNLMVCDKLADRHYVLEQGRVVYEGSAAAFRADPTIKNRYLALSA from the coding sequence ATGCTGATCGTCGAGAATATCCATTCCTACTACGACAAGAGCCACGTGCTGGAAGGCGTGTCGCTGACCGTAAACCCTGGCGAGCTGGTGACGCTGCTGGGCCGCAACGGCGCCGGCAAGACCACGACGCTGCGCAGCATCCTCGGGATTATTTGCCCACGCCAGGGCCAGATCCATTTCAACGGCCAGGCACTGGTGGGCCAGAAGATCTTTGAAATTGCTCGCCAGGGCCTGGCGCTGGTACCGGAGAACCGCGGAATTTTCCGCCTGCTGACCGTCGAAGAAAACCTGCGCATCGCCGCACGCAAGACCAGCCGCTGGCAGCTCGAAGACGTCTACGGCATGTTCCCGCGCCTCAAGGAGCGGCGTAAAAACGCCGGCCATGCGCTTTCTGGCGGCGAGCAACAAATGCTCGCCATCGCCCGTGCGCTGCTCAACGATCCAAAGTTGCTGATCCTTGATGAGCCCACCGAAGGCCTGGCCCCGGTGATCGTCGACGAGTTGGTGAAGATCCTGCGCAAGGTCAAGGACGACGGCCTGCCGGTGTTGCTGGTGGAACAGAACCTGATGGTCTGCGACAAGCTCGCCGACCGCCATTACGTGCTCGAACAAGGCCGCGTGGTCTACGAGGGCAGCGCCGCCGCCTTTCGCGCCGACCCGACCATCAAAAACCGCTATTTGGCCCTGAGTGCCTGA
- a CDS encoding Zn-dependent hydrolase, whose amino-acid sequence MNSFAQPLKSNAPLINRDRLWQSLMDLAQLGATAKGGVCRLALTDLDRQARDLFVQWCEAAGCSVSVDAIGNIFARRAGRNPTLPPVMTGSHIDTQPTGGKFDGCYGVMAGLEVIRTLNDLNIETEAPIEVVVWTNEEGSRFPPCMMGSGVFAGKFDLQNTLDKLDDQGLSVGAELQRIGYAGARAVLGHPVGAYFEAHIEQGPVLEDQATTIGVVMGCLGQKWFDLTLTGVEAHAGPTPMHLRKDALVGAAEVVSAVNRIAHQQQPHACGTVGCLSLHPGSRNVIPGQVHMTIDLRHLQADTLHAMVDEVRGVIEATAKRHGLTFELTPTADFPPLDFNPLCVNAVRDAAGVLGLSHMDIVSGAGHDAIFVAELGPAGMIFVPCEGGISHNEIENAAPDDLAAGCAVLLRAMVNAAQGDVA is encoded by the coding sequence ATGAATAGTTTTGCGCAACCGCTCAAGAGCAACGCCCCGCTGATCAACCGCGACCGCCTGTGGCAATCCTTGATGGACCTGGCCCAGCTTGGCGCCACGGCCAAAGGCGGCGTGTGCCGCCTGGCCCTCACCGATCTGGACCGCCAGGCCCGCGACCTGTTTGTGCAATGGTGTGAGGCGGCCGGGTGCAGCGTCAGTGTCGACGCCATCGGCAATATTTTCGCGCGCCGCGCCGGGCGCAATCCTACCCTGCCCCCGGTGATGACCGGCAGCCATATCGACACCCAGCCCACCGGCGGCAAGTTCGACGGTTGCTACGGGGTGATGGCCGGGCTGGAAGTGATCCGCACCCTCAATGATTTGAACATCGAAACCGAAGCGCCGATTGAAGTGGTGGTATGGACCAACGAAGAAGGCTCGCGCTTCCCGCCGTGCATGATGGGTTCGGGGGTGTTTGCCGGTAAATTCGATTTACAGAACACCCTCGACAAGCTCGACGACCAAGGCCTGTCAGTGGGCGCCGAGTTGCAGCGCATCGGCTATGCCGGTGCCCGGGCGGTGCTCGGCCACCCGGTGGGTGCGTATTTCGAAGCCCATATCGAACAAGGTCCGGTGCTGGAAGACCAGGCCACCACGATTGGCGTGGTCATGGGTTGCCTGGGCCAGAAGTGGTTCGACCTGACCTTAACCGGCGTCGAAGCCCACGCCGGCCCGACGCCGATGCACCTGCGCAAGGACGCCCTGGTTGGCGCCGCCGAGGTGGTTAGCGCGGTCAACCGTATCGCCCATCAACAACAACCCCACGCCTGTGGCACGGTCGGTTGCCTGAGCCTGCACCCGGGATCGCGCAATGTCATTCCTGGCCAAGTGCACATGACCATCGACCTGCGCCACCTGCAGGCGGACACGCTGCACGCCATGGTCGATGAAGTGCGCGGCGTGATCGAAGCCACCGCCAAAAGGCACGGCCTCACCTTTGAGCTGACGCCGACGGCTGACTTTCCGCCGCTGGACTTCAACCCGCTCTGCGTCAACGCGGTGCGCGACGCGGCGGGTGTGTTGGGCTTGAGCCATATGGATATCGTCAGCGGCGCCGGGCACGACGCGATTTTCGTCGCTGAGTTGGGCCCTGCCGGGATGATCTTTGTGCCGTGCGAAGGCGGCATCAGCCATAACGAAATCGAAAACGCCGCGCCGGATGACCTGGCGGCGGGCTGCGCGGTATTGCTGCGGGCCATGGTCAATGCGGCTCAGGGGGATGTGGCATGA
- a CDS encoding amidase has protein sequence MSEIGELTAVQLLQHFRDKSLSPVEVTEDALLRIERYNPVVNAYCHVDPEGALNAARASEQRWLDGQPCGALDGVPASIKDLTLTIGMPTRKGSRTTSAEGPWDIDAPFTAFMRKAGAVLLGKTTTPEFGWKGVTDNPLYGVTRNPWDTRTTAGGSSGGAGAAAALNLGVLHQGSDAGGSIRIPCAFTGTFGIKPTFGYVPQWPASSMTILSHLGPMTRTVEDSVLMLQTIAQPDARDGLVGAPRTTPWLMPGTDLKGLRVAYSPNFGYVDVDPHVAKVVAQAVAGLVQLGAHVEQIDPGFSDPLEVFSTLWAAGAARLTGSMSEAQKQLLDPGLLRIAQRGERLSLDDFNAALEARAALVARMAAFHEHYDVLVSPMMPITAFDAGHDVPPGSGLQEWTQWTPFTYPFNLTQQPAASVPCGLAANGLPVGLHVVGARFADEKVLRVCQVYAKAFPTPHLQAPKNPV, from the coding sequence ATGAGTGAGATCGGCGAACTGACGGCAGTGCAACTGCTGCAGCATTTTCGCGACAAGAGCCTGTCGCCGGTGGAAGTCACCGAGGATGCCTTGCTGCGTATCGAACGCTATAACCCAGTGGTAAACGCCTACTGCCACGTGGACCCCGAAGGCGCGCTGAACGCAGCGCGTGCTTCCGAACAACGCTGGCTCGACGGCCAACCCTGCGGCGCGTTGGACGGCGTGCCGGCGTCGATCAAAGACCTCACGCTGACGATCGGCATGCCCACCCGCAAGGGCTCGCGCACCACATCCGCCGAGGGCCCATGGGACATCGACGCGCCCTTCACCGCCTTTATGCGCAAGGCCGGCGCGGTGCTGCTGGGCAAGACCACCACCCCGGAATTCGGCTGGAAAGGCGTCACCGACAACCCGCTCTACGGCGTCACCCGCAACCCCTGGGACACACGCACCACGGCCGGCGGTTCGTCCGGCGGCGCAGGGGCAGCGGCCGCATTGAACCTCGGTGTGTTGCACCAGGGCAGCGATGCGGGCGGTTCGATCCGGATTCCCTGTGCATTCACGGGCACCTTCGGGATCAAGCCCACCTTCGGTTATGTGCCGCAATGGCCGGCCAGCTCCATGACCATCCTCTCGCACCTGGGGCCGATGACCCGCACGGTGGAAGACAGCGTGTTGATGCTGCAGACCATCGCCCAGCCGGATGCGCGCGATGGCTTGGTCGGTGCGCCACGCACCACGCCATGGCTCATGCCGGGTACGGATCTGAAAGGTTTGCGGGTCGCCTATAGCCCGAACTTCGGTTACGTTGACGTCGACCCGCACGTGGCCAAGGTCGTCGCTCAAGCGGTGGCAGGGCTGGTGCAACTGGGCGCCCATGTCGAGCAAATCGACCCCGGCTTCAGTGACCCGCTGGAAGTCTTCAGCACCCTGTGGGCCGCCGGCGCCGCACGCCTGACCGGGAGCATGAGCGAGGCGCAAAAGCAGCTGCTCGATCCTGGTTTGCTGCGCATCGCACAACGCGGCGAACGCTTGAGCCTGGATGACTTCAACGCGGCCCTCGAAGCGCGCGCAGCCCTGGTGGCGCGCATGGCCGCATTCCATGAGCATTACGACGTGCTGGTGTCGCCGATGATGCCGATCACCGCGTTCGACGCCGGGCACGACGTGCCACCGGGTTCGGGTTTGCAGGAATGGACGCAGTGGACGCCGTTCACCTACCCCTTCAACCTGACGCAGCAACCGGCAGCTTCGGTGCCGTGCGGGTTGGCGGCGAATGGTTTGCCAGTGGGGTTGCACGTGGTGGGCGCGCGGTTTGCGGATGAAAAGGTTTTGCGGGTGTGCCAGGTGTACGCCAAAGCATTCCCTACCCCGCACTTGCAGGCACCAAAAAACCCAGTCTGA
- a CDS encoding LysR family transcriptional regulator has translation MDIELARTFLEITRCGSLAAAAEKLHVTQTAITARVKSLESQLGSTLFIRNRAGARLTADGEAFVVYANQLLQTWEAARRDLPLPDGYRNVLHIGGEVSLCNPLMLGWAQALRQHIPGHALRTEIREGEYLLRQLELGVLDAALVFQPQYWPGLQVEQVLEEKLILVQLVSNPAPYVYIDWGPGFRQQHDAALPDKARAALSFNLGPLALQYILENGGAGYFRTRVVQSYLDSGVMQRVPKAPEFSFPTYLVYSRARDSAVLQQALGLLREVVKAETDWSQRWDPLI, from the coding sequence ATGGACATCGAACTGGCACGCACTTTCCTCGAAATCACCCGCTGCGGCAGCCTGGCTGCGGCGGCCGAGAAACTGCACGTCACCCAAACCGCTATCACCGCGCGGGTCAAGAGCCTCGAAAGCCAATTGGGCAGCACGCTGTTCATCCGCAACCGCGCCGGCGCACGCCTGACCGCCGACGGCGAAGCCTTCGTGGTGTACGCCAACCAATTGCTGCAAACCTGGGAAGCCGCGCGCCGCGACCTGCCGCTGCCGGATGGCTATCGCAATGTGCTGCATATCGGCGGCGAGGTCAGCCTGTGCAACCCGTTGATGCTCGGCTGGGCCCAGGCGCTGCGCCAACATATTCCGGGCCATGCGCTGCGTACCGAAATCCGCGAAGGCGAGTACCTGTTGCGCCAGCTGGAACTGGGCGTGCTCGACGCCGCGCTGGTGTTCCAGCCGCAATACTGGCCGGGGTTGCAGGTGGAGCAGGTGCTGGAAGAAAAACTGATCCTGGTGCAGTTGGTGAGCAATCCGGCCCCCTACGTGTATATCGACTGGGGCCCAGGCTTTCGTCAGCAGCATGACGCCGCCCTGCCCGACAAGGCCCGCGCCGCGCTGAGTTTCAACCTCGGGCCACTGGCGTTGCAGTACATCCTGGAAAACGGCGGCGCCGGCTACTTCCGTACTCGCGTGGTGCAGAGCTACCTGGACAGTGGCGTGATGCAGCGCGTGCCCAAGGCGCCGGAGTTCAGCTTCCCCACTTACCTGGTGTATTCACGGGCGCGGGATTCGGCGGTGTTGCAACAGGCACTGGGGTTGTTGCGCGAAGTGGTCAAGGCTGAAACTGACTGGTCGCAGCGCTGGGACCCATTGATTTGA
- a CDS encoding LacI family DNA-binding transcriptional regulator has product MNKKKSVTISDIAKRVGMTTITVSRALSKPDLVKPATLARILEVARELDYVPNAFARGLKRSESLIIGVITASVDNPFYSEMIKAISREAKQHGYTIMLVDTDELEELESKAVDTLLGYRVAGIILSPVSDEPSYQPDYLERLGNGKTPVVLLDRTIHDSPFSRVVLDNYHSGIQAAHYLLRQTPALKRLLVLTGPEHSRITVERLKGLREVLAEHPQVQVEVQAGDYTLMPSYLHTLDYLAEHSAPDAIMGFNQLITLGALRALRMHNIPHDSLTICGIDRLPFADIFGVPIACVAHDASLAGSSAVRLLLDRLEDPFKPRDKVVIAGRLENG; this is encoded by the coding sequence ATGAACAAGAAAAAGTCCGTCACCATCAGCGACATCGCCAAACGGGTCGGCATGACCACCATCACGGTGTCCCGCGCGCTGAGCAAACCCGACCTGGTCAAACCGGCCACCTTGGCGCGCATCCTCGAAGTAGCGCGGGAGCTGGACTACGTGCCCAACGCCTTCGCGCGCGGGCTCAAGCGCAGCGAAAGCCTGATCATCGGCGTGATCACCGCCTCAGTGGACAACCCGTTCTACAGCGAAATGATCAAGGCGATTTCCCGCGAGGCCAAGCAGCACGGCTACACCATCATGCTGGTAGACACCGACGAACTGGAAGAACTGGAAAGCAAAGCCGTGGACACCCTGTTGGGCTACCGCGTGGCGGGGATCATCCTGTCGCCGGTCTCGGACGAGCCAAGCTACCAGCCCGACTACCTTGAACGCCTGGGCAACGGCAAGACCCCGGTGGTGCTGCTTGATCGCACGATTCACGACAGCCCGTTCAGCCGTGTAGTGCTGGACAACTATCACAGCGGCATCCAGGCCGCGCACTACCTGCTGCGCCAGACACCCGCGCTCAAGCGCCTGCTGGTGCTGACGGGTCCCGAACACTCACGCATCACCGTCGAACGCCTCAAGGGCCTGCGTGAAGTACTGGCCGAACATCCCCAGGTGCAGGTCGAGGTGCAGGCAGGCGACTACACGCTGATGCCGTCGTACCTGCACACCCTCGACTACCTGGCCGAACACTCGGCGCCGGATGCGATCATGGGCTTCAACCAGTTGATCACCCTCGGTGCCCTGCGCGCGTTGCGCATGCACAACATCCCCCACGACAGCCTGACCATTTGCGGCATCGATCGCCTGCCCTTCGCTGATATCTTCGGCGTGCCCATCGCCTGCGTGGCCCACGACGCGTCCTTGGCCGGCAGCAGCGCGGTACGCCTGTTGCTCGACCGCCTCGAAGACCCGTTCAAACCACGGGACAAGGTGGTGATAGCCGGCCGGTTGGAAAACGGCTAG
- a CDS encoding SDR family oxidoreductase, whose protein sequence is MNAAFDFTHHRILVTGASSGIGREIALQLIASGADVFALGRDAQALAQLGCHTLCLDIADSTALDKALQDLPPLHGLVNCAGISRLEPAAAISADAFDQVMNVNARAAAQVASRVAAKMIEAHIAGSIVNVSSQASLVALDDHLGYCASKAALDAITRVQCAEWGRFGIRVNSVNPTVTLTPMATMAWSEPAKRDPALAAIPLGRFAETVEVALPVLFLLSRAASMISGVSLPIDGGYTSR, encoded by the coding sequence ATGAACGCAGCCTTTGACTTCACCCACCACCGCATCCTCGTCACCGGCGCCAGCAGTGGCATCGGCCGCGAGATCGCGCTGCAGCTGATTGCCAGCGGCGCCGACGTCTTTGCCCTCGGCCGCGACGCCCAAGCCCTGGCCCAACTCGGCTGCCACACCCTCTGCCTGGACATCGCCGACAGCACCGCCCTCGACAAAGCCCTGCAAGACCTGCCGCCGCTGCACGGCCTGGTCAACTGCGCCGGCATCTCGCGCCTGGAACCCGCCGCCGCGATCAGCGCCGACGCGTTCGACCAAGTGATGAACGTCAACGCTCGCGCCGCCGCGCAAGTCGCCAGCCGCGTGGCCGCCAAAATGATCGAGGCACACATCGCCGGTAGCATCGTCAACGTCTCCAGCCAGGCCTCGCTGGTGGCCCTGGACGATCACCTCGGCTACTGCGCGTCCAAGGCCGCGCTGGATGCGATCACCCGCGTGCAATGCGCCGAGTGGGGCCGTTTTGGGATTCGCGTCAACAGCGTCAATCCTACGGTCACGCTCACACCGATGGCGACCATGGCCTGGTCCGAGCCGGCCAAGCGCGATCCGGCGCTGGCGGCTATTCCCTTGGGACGCTTCGCTGAAACCGTGGAAGTTGCGCTGCCGGTGCTGTTCCTGCTGAGCCGCGCCGCCAGCATGATCAGCGGCGTCAGCCTGCCCATCGACGGTGGCTACACCAGCCGCTAG